From Natrinema salaciae, the proteins below share one genomic window:
- a CDS encoding glycosyl hydrolase family 18 protein, translating to MKRTRRTVLKNATKLSTLLASIGASTAVAAQEYPDWDTETVYTSGDRVVYDGSVWEAQWWTRGDEPGANEWGPWEKIEEDDGDNGEDGEDGPTAQFSVSAQFPNPGDEVEFDASGSDGEIETYAWAFGDGTTASGETVTRAFDEGQYDVTLTVENAAGETDTHSITITAGRPSSDENRVVAYYRQWAQYDRDYVPGDIPFDKVTHVQYAFARPEEDGSINLVGDSYGQQMFYAEKDWQGPDRGKTFAGYAAERDDTKFVLSIGGWGDSEYFSDAALTQENRERFASDCVDLVEKANLDGIDIDWEFPGGGGCTADDPVCDVDNVVREGDQERFTLLCQEVRTQLDEAAANDPDRDEPYELSAAVSASPDVVEGKTEGNDGLEHEQLSDILDFVLVMTFDYRGIWSDTTGHHAPLLENPDDPYEESDVWSAQYALEYWADQGWDSDQLNMAVPFYGRSWSDVQPPNGDFGTGADDGLFQEYDGEGKDASGDGSYPSWDPSMGTSYAGVWEWFDLGSDGRQGSNPVDLDGPGWETYFDEDAVAAWSWNDEERLMISHETAQSVEAKMDWLRESPYGGTMLWAVGGDTYEGDLITTLWTTLNG from the coding sequence ATGAAACGAACCCGACGAACTGTACTCAAGAACGCAACGAAACTGTCTACGCTACTGGCGAGCATCGGTGCGAGCACGGCAGTAGCGGCACAAGAATACCCCGATTGGGATACCGAGACCGTCTATACGAGCGGCGATCGGGTCGTCTACGACGGCTCCGTCTGGGAAGCCCAGTGGTGGACCCGGGGGGACGAACCCGGGGCCAACGAGTGGGGTCCGTGGGAGAAGATCGAGGAGGACGACGGCGACAACGGCGAGGACGGCGAAGATGGCCCGACCGCGCAATTCTCGGTCAGCGCGCAGTTCCCCAATCCCGGCGACGAAGTCGAGTTCGACGCCAGCGGTTCGGACGGCGAGATCGAGACGTACGCGTGGGCGTTCGGCGACGGCACGACCGCGTCGGGCGAAACTGTCACTCGTGCGTTCGACGAGGGACAGTACGACGTTACGCTGACGGTCGAGAACGCCGCCGGCGAGACCGACACGCATTCGATCACGATTACCGCGGGCCGCCCGTCCTCGGACGAGAACCGGGTCGTCGCGTACTACCGTCAGTGGGCACAGTACGACCGGGACTACGTCCCGGGCGACATTCCGTTCGACAAGGTAACACACGTCCAGTACGCGTTCGCTCGACCCGAAGAAGACGGCTCGATCAACCTCGTGGGTGACAGCTACGGGCAACAGATGTTCTACGCCGAGAAGGACTGGCAGGGGCCGGATCGCGGCAAGACGTTCGCGGGGTACGCCGCCGAGCGGGACGACACCAAGTTCGTCCTCTCGATCGGCGGCTGGGGTGACTCGGAGTATTTCTCCGACGCTGCGCTCACCCAGGAGAACCGAGAGCGCTTCGCGAGTGACTGTGTCGATCTCGTCGAGAAAGCGAACCTCGACGGGATCGACATCGACTGGGAGTTCCCCGGTGGCGGCGGCTGTACCGCGGACGACCCCGTCTGCGACGTCGACAACGTCGTCCGCGAGGGCGACCAGGAACGCTTTACGCTCCTGTGTCAGGAAGTCCGCACTCAACTCGACGAGGCCGCGGCGAACGATCCCGATCGGGACGAGCCCTACGAACTCTCCGCCGCCGTAAGCGCCAGTCCCGACGTCGTCGAGGGGAAGACCGAGGGTAACGACGGACTCGAGCACGAACAGCTCTCGGACATCCTCGATTTCGTCCTCGTGATGACCTTCGACTACCGTGGCATCTGGAGCGATACCACCGGCCATCACGCACCGCTGCTGGAGAATCCAGACGACCCGTACGAGGAATCGGACGTCTGGAGTGCCCAGTACGCTCTCGAGTACTGGGCGGACCAGGGCTGGGACTCCGACCAGCTCAATATGGCGGTGCCGTTCTACGGTCGGAGCTGGTCGGACGTCCAGCCCCCGAATGGCGACTTCGGTACCGGAGCGGACGACGGTCTCTTCCAGGAGTACGACGGCGAGGGCAAAGACGCCAGCGGCGACGGCTCGTATCCGAGCTGGGATCCGTCCATGGGAACCAGCTACGCGGGCGTCTGGGAGTGGTTCGACCTCGGTTCCGACGGTCGCCAAGGGAGCAACCCGGTCGATCTCGACGGCCCCGGGTGGGAGACCTACTTCGACGAGGACGCGGTCGCCGCCTGGAGCTGGAACGACGAGGAGCGGCTGATGATCTCCCACGAGACGGCGCAGTCGGTGGAGGCGAAGATGGACTGGCTCAGGGAGTCTCCCTACGGGGGGACGATGCTGTGGGCCGTCGGCGGCGATACCTACGAGGGCGATCTCATCACGACACTCTGGACGACGCTCAACGGCTGA
- the nagZ gene encoding beta-N-acetylhexosaminidase: MVTTDVSEMDLATKVGQLFVIGFDGPELTDDLRTLLTERRCGNVVYFSRNVETPEQVATLTKRLRRLVLEEGAGVPPFVMADQEGGVVSRLGWGTTLPSQMCIGASADPALARTAGETVAAELAALGINFNLAPVLDVNNNPRNPVIGVRSFGEDPALVSELGVELAQGMQSQGVIACGKHFPGHGDTSTDSHHELPVVDHDRERLEAVEFAPFRRAIEAGIDAVMTTHVSFPAIAEAPATPATVSAAVQRRVLRDELGFDGLLVTDGMEMRAIADTIGTADGCVRALDAGCDLLLVCHTPETQADAVDAVIDAVESGRLDERTIDAAVERIVRYKRRRVSDSRSPSAARWAAMADRSVETAHAIAARGITLVRDRDDTLPFTTDRPLRLVGSSGGRASPAEDDEFEPSLIAESLATVGFDVTCHEVADTLEEPSFDDAQVIAAVDGVTADESQAAAVRALDDRATRFAAVIVRNPYDLSTVPDVSTAVVTYDYTPATRAVLGEVLVGETTPTGQLPVTVPGFEG; this comes from the coding sequence ATGGTGACGACAGACGTGAGCGAGATGGATCTCGCGACCAAGGTCGGACAGCTGTTCGTTATCGGGTTCGATGGGCCGGAACTCACCGACGACCTCCGAACGCTGCTCACCGAGCGACGGTGTGGCAACGTCGTCTACTTCAGCCGGAACGTCGAGACGCCCGAACAGGTCGCAACGCTCACGAAACGACTACGGCGGCTCGTTCTCGAGGAGGGGGCAGGCGTTCCGCCGTTCGTGATGGCCGATCAGGAAGGCGGGGTGGTCTCCCGTCTCGGCTGGGGGACGACCCTGCCCAGTCAGATGTGCATCGGTGCGAGCGCCGATCCCGCTCTCGCACGCACCGCCGGTGAAACCGTCGCCGCCGAACTGGCAGCGCTCGGTATCAATTTCAACCTGGCACCGGTCCTCGACGTCAACAACAATCCGCGGAATCCAGTGATCGGCGTACGCTCGTTCGGCGAGGACCCTGCTCTGGTGAGCGAACTCGGCGTCGAACTGGCACAGGGGATGCAGTCCCAGGGGGTCATCGCCTGCGGAAAGCACTTCCCGGGGCACGGCGATACGAGCACCGACTCCCATCACGAACTGCCCGTCGTCGATCACGACCGCGAGCGACTCGAGGCCGTCGAGTTCGCGCCGTTCCGGCGAGCGATCGAGGCAGGTATCGACGCGGTCATGACGACGCACGTGTCGTTCCCGGCAATCGCGGAAGCGCCGGCCACCCCGGCGACCGTCTCGGCCGCAGTCCAGCGCCGAGTGCTCCGCGACGAACTCGGTTTCGACGGACTCCTCGTGACCGACGGCATGGAGATGCGCGCCATCGCGGACACGATCGGAACAGCGGACGGCTGCGTGCGGGCGCTCGACGCAGGCTGTGATCTCCTGCTCGTCTGCCACACGCCCGAAACACAGGCGGACGCCGTCGACGCGGTGATCGATGCGGTCGAGTCGGGCCGGCTCGACGAGCGGACGATCGACGCGGCCGTCGAACGGATCGTCCGCTACAAACGTCGCCGCGTGAGCGACTCGAGGTCGCCGTCAGCCGCGCGATGGGCGGCGATGGCCGACCGCTCCGTCGAGACCGCACACGCGATCGCCGCTCGGGGGATCACGCTCGTGCGCGACCGGGACGACACGCTCCCGTTCACGACCGATCGGCCGCTCCGGCTGGTCGGGTCGTCGGGCGGCCGAGCGTCGCCGGCGGAAGACGACGAGTTCGAGCCGTCGCTGATCGCCGAGTCGCTCGCCACCGTCGGATTCGACGTCACGTGTCACGAGGTCGCCGACACGCTCGAGGAGCCGTCGTTCGACGACGCACAGGTGATCGCCGCCGTCGATGGCGTGACGGCCGACGAGTCGCAGGCGGCAGCGGTCCGGGCGCTCGACGACCGAGCGACGCGGTTCGCGGCAGTGATCGTTCGAAACCCCTACGATCTGTCGACGGTTCCCGACGTCTCGACTGCAGTGGTGACGTACGATTACACGCCGGCGACACGCGCCGTTCTCGGCGAGGTGCTGGTCGGCGAGACGACGCCGACCGGGCAGCTGCCGGTCACCGTCCCCGGATTCGAAGGCTGA
- a CDS encoding carbohydrate ABC transporter permease, producing the protein MARASLQLRERVVSGDLGRYLPWYGRLDEKYQYAYKLLFPALTMMFVVHFVPVVWGVTISFMGVNSNYIGDWTSAPFVGLEHYAFVMDPSTTIGSRYWYSISRTVLWSLGVLVGTYVLGLTAALILNREFKGSFLVRTLLLLPWIAPAIVTLNVWRMMFLSDSGIINHALMSVGIIDEPVFWLLGDRALWSMTIAHVWIQFPWVMIMLYAGLQSIPQQLYEAASIDGAGRWGRFRYVTLPQLKPVSGVVILLMLLWTMIDFTTPYVMFGGSPPSSVEVTMVYIYNFSFRAFAFGRGAAMSVGLFVVSMVLATIYYRRFIRSDLEADTR; encoded by the coding sequence ATGGCACGCGCTTCCTTGCAGTTACGCGAGCGAGTGGTCAGCGGGGATCTCGGCCGGTATCTCCCGTGGTACGGTCGGCTCGACGAGAAGTACCAGTACGCGTACAAACTCCTGTTTCCCGCACTGACGATGATGTTCGTCGTTCACTTCGTCCCCGTCGTGTGGGGGGTCACGATCAGTTTCATGGGTGTGAACTCGAACTACATCGGCGACTGGACGAGTGCGCCGTTCGTCGGCCTCGAACACTACGCCTTCGTGATGGACCCGTCGACTACCATCGGAAGCCGGTACTGGTACTCGATATCGCGGACCGTCCTCTGGTCGCTCGGTGTCCTCGTCGGGACCTACGTGCTGGGACTGACTGCGGCGTTGATCCTCAATCGGGAGTTCAAGGGGTCGTTCCTCGTTCGAACGCTGCTGTTGCTTCCGTGGATCGCACCGGCGATCGTGACGTTGAACGTCTGGCGGATGATGTTCCTCTCCGACTCCGGCATCATCAATCACGCGCTCATGTCCGTCGGGATCATCGACGAACCGGTGTTCTGGTTGCTCGGCGATCGGGCGTTGTGGTCGATGACTATCGCACACGTCTGGATCCAGTTTCCCTGGGTGATGATCATGCTCTACGCCGGCCTCCAGTCGATCCCCCAACAGCTCTACGAGGCCGCGTCGATCGACGGTGCCGGCCGCTGGGGCAGGTTCCGATACGTCACGCTGCCACAACTCAAGCCCGTCTCCGGGGTGGTAATACTCCTCATGTTGTTGTGGACGATGATCGACTTCACGACGCCGTACGTGATGTTCGGCGGGAGTCCGCCCTCGTCGGTCGAGGTGACGATGGTGTACATCTATAACTTCTCGTTCAGAGCCTTCGCGTTCGGTCGCGGGGCCGCGATGAGCGTCGGACTGTTCGTCGTCTCGATGGTGCTTGCGACGATCTACTACCGCCGCTTCATCCGGAGCGATTTGGAGGCGGATACCCGATGA
- a CDS encoding PKD domain-containing protein, producing MKRSRRSVLRTASTLSAIVAGVGLNTAAAAQEYPEWDPDTVYTSGDRVVHDGSVWEANWWTRGNEPGDGGEWGPWDEIDASDPGPTASIAVSDATLDPGQVGQFDGTGSTGEIVSYAWEFGDGTTAEGGVVTHAYDDDGEYEVTLTVETDDGESDSTSTTVSVGDRDGITVDGAFAPYQGTWGDIVDGTLEAATDRVVVSFLGDATDDGDVTPGWLTGCNQGSCDQQPLSRYESEIQTLQDEGIEVWLSIGGWQGRTVARDAGSATELKDAYAEILDTFGVTHIDIDDENAAGRDQPIYELRNEALALLQDERPAVTVGYTVPADENGIAESSHAQARTWVRDAAEKGVDLEYVNIMTMVMNPTTSDKIVSACEGTVAFLEEVYPTKSTAECWAMLGNTPDVSEESVTPDVAREIVEFAADRGMGLLSYWALYNDPDGTFSEIYHDFEDGSS from the coding sequence ATGAAACGATCACGACGATCCGTACTGCGTACTGCATCGACACTGTCCGCCATCGTTGCGGGCGTTGGACTAAACACCGCTGCGGCTGCACAGGAGTACCCCGAGTGGGACCCGGACACGGTCTACACGAGCGGCGATCGCGTCGTCCACGACGGCTCCGTCTGGGAGGCGAACTGGTGGACACGCGGGAACGAACCGGGCGACGGCGGCGAATGGGGGCCGTGGGATGAAATCGACGCGTCCGATCCCGGACCGACGGCATCGATCGCCGTCAGCGACGCCACGCTCGATCCGGGACAGGTCGGTCAATTCGACGGCACCGGCTCGACTGGCGAGATCGTCTCCTACGCATGGGAGTTCGGTGACGGAACGACCGCCGAGGGTGGCGTCGTGACACACGCCTACGACGACGACGGCGAGTACGAGGTGACGCTGACCGTCGAGACCGACGACGGCGAGTCGGATTCGACGTCCACGACGGTTTCCGTCGGCGATCGGGACGGTATCACCGTCGACGGCGCGTTCGCGCCGTACCAGGGCACGTGGGGCGATATCGTCGACGGCACGCTCGAGGCCGCGACCGATCGCGTCGTCGTCTCGTTCCTCGGCGATGCGACCGACGACGGCGACGTCACCCCCGGATGGCTGACGGGCTGCAATCAGGGCTCGTGTGATCAGCAGCCGCTCTCGAGGTACGAATCCGAGATTCAGACGCTGCAGGACGAAGGCATCGAGGTGTGGCTCTCGATCGGCGGCTGGCAAGGCCGAACCGTTGCCCGCGATGCGGGTTCCGCCACGGAACTGAAAGACGCCTACGCGGAGATCCTCGACACGTTTGGCGTCACGCACATCGATATCGACGACGAGAACGCCGCTGGACGCGATCAGCCGATCTACGAACTGCGCAACGAGGCACTCGCACTGTTACAGGACGAGCGTCCGGCGGTCACGGTGGGCTATACCGTTCCGGCGGACGAGAACGGAATCGCGGAGTCGAGCCACGCGCAGGCCAGAACGTGGGTCCGCGACGCGGCCGAGAAGGGCGTCGACCTCGAGTACGTCAACATCATGACGATGGTGATGAATCCGACGACGTCCGACAAGATCGTGTCGGCGTGTGAGGGCACCGTCGCGTTCCTCGAGGAGGTGTATCCTACCAAATCGACCGCGGAGTGTTGGGCGATGCTCGGGAACACCCCGGACGTCAGCGAGGAGTCGGTCACGCCCGACGTCGCCCGCGAGATCGTCGAGTTCGCGGCGGACCGTGGAATGGGGCTGTTGTCCTACTGGGCGCTGTACAACGACCCCGACGGAACGTTCTCGGAGATCTACCACGACTTCGAGGACGGGTCGAGCTAG
- a CDS encoding ABC transporter ATP-binding protein — MGRIEIESLTKEYRTPTGPIRAVESLDLQIEDGEFVVFVGPSGCGKSTTLRCIAGLESVTSGSIRFGDSVITDDKPKDRDIAMVFQNYALYPHMTARENVAFGLKMSTDLSADEIDDQVETAAEMMDIDDLLDDKPGELSGGQQQRVALGRAIVRDPAVFLMDEPLSNLDAKLRAQMRTELQQLQSELGVTTVYVTHDQTEAMTMGDRIVILDDGQLQQVGTPLECYHRPANKFVAGFIGSPPMNFLEVEVDHEDGALVHPVFTMPLSDSLADELDSTELVLGIRPEHVSLTDSPGTHPEPNRLIETEVTVTEPMGDVTNVYLDVGGETVTVTVDGHVGVDPGGLLHMYVPASKMHLFDADSGRSVKHSDEPIESSTLPEADSHVETA, encoded by the coding sequence ATGGGCCGGATTGAGATAGAGAGCCTGACCAAAGAGTATCGTACGCCGACCGGACCGATCCGTGCCGTCGAGTCGCTCGATCTCCAGATCGAGGACGGGGAGTTCGTCGTTTTCGTTGGGCCGTCCGGCTGTGGGAAATCGACGACGCTCCGCTGTATCGCCGGTCTCGAGTCCGTCACGAGCGGCTCGATACGATTCGGTGACTCCGTCATCACGGACGACAAGCCCAAAGACCGGGATATCGCGATGGTGTTCCAGAACTACGCGCTCTATCCGCACATGACCGCCAGGGAGAACGTCGCGTTCGGGCTGAAGATGTCGACGGATCTTTCGGCCGACGAGATCGACGACCAGGTCGAGACGGCCGCAGAAATGATGGATATCGACGACCTCCTCGACGACAAACCCGGCGAGCTCTCCGGCGGCCAGCAACAGCGGGTCGCGCTCGGGCGCGCGATCGTCCGCGACCCGGCGGTCTTCCTGATGGACGAACCCCTCTCGAACCTCGACGCGAAACTGCGCGCACAGATGCGGACGGAGCTCCAACAACTCCAGAGCGAGCTGGGGGTGACGACGGTGTACGTCACCCACGACCAGACGGAAGCCATGACGATGGGCGACCGGATCGTCATCCTCGACGACGGCCAACTGCAGCAGGTGGGAACGCCACTCGAGTGCTATCACCGGCCGGCGAACAAGTTCGTCGCGGGATTCATCGGCTCGCCCCCGATGAATTTCCTCGAGGTCGAAGTCGATCACGAGGACGGCGCGCTCGTCCATCCGGTCTTTACGATGCCGCTGTCGGACTCGCTTGCCGACGAACTCGACAGCACCGAACTCGTTCTCGGTATCAGACCGGAGCACGTGTCGCTTACGGACTCCCCCGGGACACACCCGGAACCGAATCGATTGATCGAGACGGAAGTTACCGTCACCGAACCGATGGGCGACGTCACGAACGTCTATCTGGACGTCGGTGGTGAGACGGTGACGGTTACCGTCGACGGCCACGTCGGCGTTGATCCCGGTGGGCTCCTCCACATGTACGTTCCGGCGTCGAAGATGCACCTCTTCGACGCGGATTCCGGTCGCTCCGTCAAGCACAGCGACGAGCCGATCGAGTCGAGTACGCTCCCTGAAGCCGATAGCCACGTCGAGACGGCGTAA
- a CDS encoding ABC transporter substrate-binding protein encodes MIDHTRRKLLQCAGATTTIGIAGCLDGFTGSNGSGDAVQARYIGQESQADWLEEQSDAFEAETGIEVEHEFLTWADVPDSQVTDIQSGTGPDVDHIASTFLPQQANADGWVDLSELDATLPELDGFFDQVTDIMDYQGQIHGIPWFWGPRGYLEYDPLVEQAGIDGQPDDWDALVEQGQAFREEFPDRHLYAMMGVSWELPRAFITFLWQNGGRVADEDTNEILFDSTEGVEALNFWKDLILEEDVMPTQIAEWGVDEFDGALINEDVSAIMQDLSPVDQFVEQGEADRSDFTIGPLPAGPTGDRSTFFGMEGLGIRPWSDKQDEAAEWISWLSRPAVNAAFADRIGLLPTVEEAFDRSEFDDELSRTLHDDVLPHARHYPMIPGLSEVEGELAGTIGQWLEEVVTGDWEEGRSAELLDEAAGVAQRLVDQAQEG; translated from the coding sequence ATGATAGATCATACCCGACGCAAGCTACTGCAGTGTGCCGGCGCAACGACGACGATCGGTATTGCCGGTTGTCTGGACGGATTCACCGGTTCCAACGGCTCCGGAGATGCGGTCCAAGCGCGCTACATCGGGCAGGAGTCACAGGCTGACTGGCTCGAGGAGCAGTCCGATGCTTTCGAGGCGGAGACCGGTATCGAAGTCGAACACGAGTTTCTGACGTGGGCGGACGTTCCGGACTCGCAGGTGACCGATATTCAGTCCGGCACCGGGCCGGACGTCGACCACATCGCGTCGACGTTCCTGCCGCAACAGGCGAACGCCGACGGCTGGGTCGATCTGTCGGAACTGGACGCGACGCTTCCCGAACTGGACGGGTTTTTCGACCAGGTTACCGACATCATGGATTATCAGGGACAGATCCACGGTATCCCGTGGTTCTGGGGGCCGCGTGGCTATCTCGAGTACGACCCGCTCGTCGAGCAAGCGGGGATCGACGGTCAACCCGACGACTGGGACGCACTGGTCGAGCAGGGGCAGGCGTTCCGCGAGGAGTTCCCCGACAGACACCTCTACGCGATGATGGGCGTGAGCTGGGAGCTACCGCGTGCGTTCATCACGTTCCTCTGGCAAAACGGGGGCCGCGTGGCCGACGAGGACACGAACGAGATCCTGTTCGATTCGACGGAAGGCGTCGAGGCGCTGAATTTCTGGAAGGACCTCATCCTCGAGGAGGACGTCATGCCGACACAGATCGCCGAGTGGGGTGTCGACGAGTTCGACGGGGCGTTGATCAACGAAGACGTCAGTGCGATCATGCAAGACTTGAGTCCCGTCGATCAGTTCGTCGAGCAGGGCGAGGCGGATCGGAGCGACTTCACGATCGGCCCACTCCCGGCCGGACCGACGGGCGACCGGTCGACGTTCTTCGGCATGGAAGGGCTTGGCATTCGGCCGTGGTCGGACAAACAGGACGAAGCCGCCGAGTGGATCTCGTGGCTCTCACGGCCGGCTGTCAACGCGGCGTTCGCCGATCGGATCGGTCTCCTGCCGACCGTCGAGGAGGCGTTCGACCGCTCCGAGTTCGACGACGAACTCAGTCGGACGCTCCACGACGACGTGCTCCCCCACGCGCGGCACTATCCGATGATCCCGGGACTGAGCGAAGTCGAAGGTGAACTCGCCGGGACGATCGGCCAGTGGCTCGAGGAGGTCGTCACGGGCGACTGGGAAGAGGGGCGATCCGCGGAGCTCCTCGACGAGGCCGCCGGAGTCGCACAGCGACTCGTCGATCAGGCACAAGAGGGTTGA
- a CDS encoding glycosyl hydrolase family 18 protein — MKRSRRHVLRTASNISVLLAGLGASSVATAQAYPEWDPDTVYTSEDRVVHDGSVWEAQWWTRGDEPGEGGEWGPWDEIESSEPEPPALSARIAASASRVEPGAAVEFDGSESTGEIDAYAWAFGDGTEATGEVVTHTYDETGDYTVELTVTDADGETDTARLELTVRDEVEGPADDFKVVGYYPGWKANAEQDYYPSDVPFEKVTDVLYAFLALDENGNVFPPENDATALDSPRQTHEENLEQFADLADETDCRFHLSIGGWTLSDNFHIVAADPDLRTNFAESCVELLRTYNFDGVDIDWEHPGPQQGQCQCGNDADYENHVLLLEELRDHLDQAGEEDGQQYHLSVANGGSDWNAGGLRHDRIGELCDSVSVMAYDFTGEWMDTIGLNAPLYGPDTHPTNDRDVYPDGEQYWVEYAVDKLWAGDHGEEGYWPNQWQYPPADPAEYDELVLGMPFYGRGFTVGEWQSPELGSRYSGLPEGTWHHLLEDGADPTGSFDFGDIEENMRDDPDWEGRRHDMGDVPSLVNEDEGIFISYDDEHAIEAKVEFAKERGMGGVMFWELSQDWNETLLDTILETI, encoded by the coding sequence ATGAAACGATCACGACGACACGTACTGCGTACAGCATCGAATATATCCGTTCTGCTGGCCGGCCTCGGAGCGAGTTCGGTGGCGACGGCCCAGGCGTATCCGGAGTGGGACCCGGACACCGTCTACACGAGCGAGGACCGCGTCGTCCACGATGGCTCTGTCTGGGAAGCCCAGTGGTGGACTCGCGGTGACGAGCCGGGCGAGGGCGGCGAATGGGGTCCGTGGGACGAGATCGAATCGTCCGAGCCCGAGCCGCCGGCCCTGTCCGCACGCATCGCCGCGAGCGCGTCGCGCGTCGAACCCGGCGCGGCCGTCGAGTTCGACGGGAGCGAGTCGACGGGTGAGATCGACGCCTACGCGTGGGCGTTCGGTGACGGAACCGAAGCCACCGGCGAGGTCGTCACGCACACGTACGACGAGACGGGCGACTACACCGTCGAACTGACCGTCACCGACGCAGATGGCGAAACCGACACCGCCCGCCTCGAACTCACCGTCCGGGACGAGGTCGAAGGTCCGGCCGACGACTTCAAAGTCGTCGGCTACTACCCCGGCTGGAAAGCCAACGCCGAGCAGGACTACTACCCGAGCGACGTCCCCTTCGAGAAGGTGACCGACGTTCTGTACGCGTTTCTCGCCCTCGACGAGAACGGGAACGTCTTCCCGCCGGAAAACGACGCGACGGCGCTCGACAGTCCGCGCCAGACACACGAGGAAAACCTCGAGCAGTTCGCCGACCTGGCAGACGAGACCGACTGTCGGTTCCACCTCTCGATTGGGGGCTGGACGCTCTCGGATAATTTCCACATCGTTGCGGCCGATCCCGATCTGCGGACGAACTTCGCGGAGAGTTGCGTCGAGTTGCTGCGGACGTACAACTTCGACGGGGTCGACATCGACTGGGAGCATCCCGGTCCGCAGCAGGGGCAATGCCAGTGTGGCAACGACGCCGACTACGAGAACCACGTCCTGCTGCTCGAGGAACTGCGCGACCACCTCGATCAGGCGGGCGAGGAGGACGGCCAGCAGTATCACCTGTCGGTCGCCAATGGCGGTTCCGACTGGAACGCCGGCGGACTTCGCCACGATCGGATCGGCGAGCTCTGTGACTCGGTGTCCGTCATGGCCTACGACTTCACCGGCGAGTGGATGGACACGATCGGCCTGAACGCGCCGCTGTACGGCCCTGACACGCATCCGACGAACGACCGCGATGTCTACCCCGACGGCGAACAGTACTGGGTGGAGTACGCCGTCGACAAACTGTGGGCCGGGGATCACGGCGAGGAGGGCTACTGGCCCAACCAGTGGCAGTATCCGCCCGCTGATCCCGCCGAGTACGACGAACTCGTGCTCGGGATGCCGTTCTACGGCCGCGGCTTTACCGTCGGCGAGTGGCAGTCGCCCGAACTCGGCTCGCGGTACTCGGGACTTCCCGAGGGAACCTGGCACCACCTCCTCGAGGACGGCGCGGACCCGACCGGCTCGTTCGACTTCGGCGACATCGAGGAGAACATGCGTGACGATCCCGACTGGGAGGGCCGCCGTCACGACATGGGTGACGTGCCGTCCCTCGTCAACGAGGACGAGGGGATCTTCATCAGCTACGACGACGAACACGCCATCGAGGCGAAAGTCGAGTTCGCCAAAGAACGCGGCATGGGTGGCGTGATGTTCTGGGAGCTCTCCCAGGACTGGAACGAGACGCTTCTGGATACGATCCTCGAGACGATCTAA
- a CDS encoding carbohydrate ABC transporter permease encodes MIPDEWAPSEATKDRLFGLASKGVLLTITIWALFPIYWMVFNSFRTRFEIVGGDPSFTETSLHYQNYIDMWSRVDLLEYFVNSLVIASTTTGIALFIACLGGYAFSRYRFPGRQYVGASLIGTQLIPGILILLPMFMLFRTIHDTVGIQLIHTYQGIIFVYTTFAVPFAIWMLRGFFDTIPRSLEEAARVDGCTRFQALFRVVLPLAAPGIAATGMFVFLVAFNEVLFASVMARGDVTPLSIGIQQFMERDQNHWGEMMAASTVATLPILLIFVLFQKPIVKGLTEGGVKQ; translated from the coding sequence ATGATTCCCGACGAATGGGCTCCGTCCGAGGCGACCAAGGACCGACTGTTCGGGCTGGCGTCCAAGGGAGTCCTGCTGACGATCACGATCTGGGCCCTGTTCCCCATTTACTGGATGGTGTTCAACAGCTTCCGGACCCGATTCGAGATCGTCGGCGGCGATCCGAGCTTCACCGAGACGTCGCTTCACTACCAGAACTACATCGACATGTGGTCTCGCGTCGATCTGTTGGAGTACTTCGTGAACAGCCTCGTCATCGCGAGCACGACGACGGGTATCGCGCTCTTCATCGCCTGTCTCGGCGGGTACGCGTTCTCCCGGTACCGATTCCCGGGCCGACAGTACGTCGGTGCATCGCTCATCGGGACCCAGCTGATCCCCGGGATCCTGATCCTGTTACCGATGTTCATGCTGTTCCGGACGATTCACGACACCGTCGGGATCCAGCTCATCCACACCTACCAGGGGATCATCTTCGTCTACACCACGTTTGCCGTCCCGTTCGCAATCTGGATGCTTCGGGGCTTTTTCGACACGATCCCCCGGTCGCTCGAGGAGGCCGCTCGCGTCGACGGCTGTACCAGGTTTCAGGCCCTGTTTCGGGTCGTCCTGCCGCTCGCAGCGCCGGGGATCGCGGCGACGGGGATGTTCGTGTTCCTGGTCGCGTTCAACGAGGTGTTGTTCGCGTCGGTCATGGCGCGGGGCGACGTGACGCCGCTTTCGATCGGCATCCAGCAGTTCATGGAACGGGACCAGAACCACTGGGGCGAGATGATGGCCGCGTCGACGGTCGCGACGTTGCCGATCCTTCTCATCTTCGTGTTGTTCCAGAAGCCGATCGTGAAGGGGCTGACGGAGGGTGGCGTGAAACAGTAG